The following nucleotide sequence is from Salvia miltiorrhiza cultivar Shanhuang (shh) chromosome 7, IMPLAD_Smil_shh, whole genome shotgun sequence.
TGGTCAGTGTCTCTTAGCTAATTACTTACCCGATGAacaaaaacatataaaaataaaaacaaaaagtgAATGTGCTAAAAGTGCAGAAACTACAGACCTTATAGACATAGCCTGGTTGAGTGAATATGATTTGTCATAAACGTCATTCGGAGGGTCTGGAAGTGGACCAGCAGCCTTTCCTTTTGAGTTTGAATAATGCAAAACAGCAACACCAGTAACTCTTTGCCAGAGTGTCTCATTTACAAATCTCGCACTGGCAACAATATAGTAATCGCTGCTTGCATTCTGATCCATGGTAACCAGGAAAGAGTAAGACTGCCCAACATGGATATCCAAGCTGGTATAGTTCTGCTGAGATGTGTAATAACCCTCTGTTTCTGCCAGAAGCAAATTATGGTTCTGAATGCGAAAATTCAGGCTAGTAGACACCCCAACATTGTGGACCCTAATACGATATGTTTTACCTGCAATTTCCAAAATGAGAAGGTCAAACACAAAGCAAGGTTAATTCATATTATGATTACCATGACATCATACAAAGAAGCATGTAAACAAATTGGTGATGCCTAAAAGGGATGTGGGCAAGATTCTTAATAGCATTATGTATGATTGCTTTTGTGAGGGATAGAAAGAACGAAGCAAAAACAAGAGATACTTTACATCAATATAATCTAATTCAAAAGATCCAATCAATTGAATTGACAGCAAATCCAGGGACATGTTTATAAATTTTACCAGGATCAACATTAATAGTCTCATGCTCAATGCCATCAGGAACAAGAGATGTATTATATCTGTATGGTCCCTTTCCATTAATCAGAACTCCATCCGGCATTCCTAAATCTTTTCCACTGTCAAGGGCTTTCCTTAGAGCCTGAATTCACACACATGCTCAAAATCAGAACATTCCGTATTTTACTCAGCattaacaaacaaataaaatttggCAAGCACCCACCGTATGGTTTTGTGTGTACCAATCACCAATCATGATAACTATATCTCCATCAGGAGTATTGAAAGGAATAGAAATAATATTGCGGTTCATGATAACCAAAGAGCCAAATCCACCCGATGCCCTCTGCATGTTAAGTGATGGGAAGTAAAAGAAGCTACCAATTTGATCCTTCACCTGGAACTGGTAGGTCCAGTTCCACTTTGGCGGGATGGGACAATTTGTGCCCAGAACCCCATCCTGCCATGAAGCTCGACGCATCTGAATCCCAGACCTGTGAGAAAGACAAGGTACTACCATTCTTAAACGAGTTGGAAGAGATAATACACAATATGATTCTGTTTAATATTCATATAAACAATAATCCAATGAGGTAAAGTATACCATGTGACTAGGAGATTCTCATCTAACTTGTTCTTAACATTTACCACAACATTGTAATTAGTTGTGACGTTGATAACAGGGCCTGGGAATTTCCCGTTGACAGCAATTACCTACAAAACGAAGTAAATGGTGCAACATTACCACCACACTAGAAATTTActaacaaaacaaaaattataaaCAGTACATCACTCCTACTAACAAAATCAACATTGCAAGCTCGTACAGCTTActgacaaaaaataaaataaaacaaccAATCAAAGAATCCTTGTAATTAGTTGTGACGTTGATAACAGGGCCTGGGAATTTCCCGTTGACAGCAATTACCTACAAAACGAAGTAAATGGTGCAACATTACCACCACACTAGAAATTTActaacaaaacaaaaattataaaCAGTACATCACTCCTACTAACAAAATCAACATTGCAAGCTCGTACAGCTTActgacaaaaaataaaataaaacaaccAATCAAAGAATCCTTAAAAAGAGCAGCCAGAGTCAGAGATGAAGAATAAATGCTGCCTCTAAACAATTAAATAGATACCATTTATAACAGATTCGTATTCAAATCTACTGTGGTCCATATGGCCTACTTTTGAAATTATCAAGCAATAATGTCCTTTGTAGAAAACAATAGATAAAAATCGAAAACTACTCAaacaaaaaagagaaaaataaacgCTGCAGTTTAAAATCAAACTTCAACTTCAATTGAGAAAAATCTCAAAAGGCAGAGGCAATTAGAAACACTCCACACCAACCCCAACCATCCAGCAAGAAGTTAAAATAAAACACGCATACTAACAGAAACGAGAAGAAGGCAGGCATAAACCACATTGTATAATGAATCTCAATCCAACATTTTCCCAAAATCCCGACAAATCGGAAAATTATTATCAACAAAAAACACGTCAACTTTCGAAACGCTAAGCGAAAAATCACAACGACGAAATGAACCAATGAATTCACCTGTTGAGGAACACCTAATGGAGAAGCAGTGATGTAAGAGTAGTCCAATTCGAAGTTAGCAAACGGGTCGGCACAAAAACCGATTCTCATCAGCAAACCGAAGAAGATCCAATACAGTAACCGGAACGTCCCCATTGGTGATTTGGACAACAGAAACTTGCTATAGCAATGAAACAGGAAAAACTGGGAAACGGAATCCGTTTACTTCCTCACTCAAAACTGGACGTCTGTTTGTTTTCTCACACAGACCAAATGTAGAAATACAGAGAGAATGCAAAGAGCGTGTTTCAACTTCCTCTAGGAACACTACGGAAacaggggggggggggggggggagagagagagagagtgagcggCTGGGTGGTGCGCTGGATTTTCTTTGATTTCGTCTCGCCCTAAATGCTGGCATGCCCGATTTAAACAATACTGTCTTTTTCGCTCAAGAATTGGGTGGCGTGATTTGCGTCTTTCTTACCAGTTACTGGTTTACCCCTTTCTTCTTGGCCTCATTACATGACAGTTggttttcttttattaattaattactattattCTATTCTTTTCTTTCTCTAATCATTATTAACcggaattttaatataaaaatcaaaaatctATGCCAACGAAGAATGTTCCGGAAACTTATCATTTAGTATAAAAAAGCAACGCACTTTTTCAAtatttaggatttaggattAGGATTTTGAATTAGGAGGGGTATCCAAAGGAATAATGATGGTTTCTCGTTGTATTCATTGGTGAACCGATAGTAATTAATGCCTAACATCAAAATTTTAGATGGTTTCTCATCTTATTATAATAGGAATAGGAATATTAGTTTTACATCCGTGTCATATATAtgagatattatttttttataaatattaaataaatagttttattatttaaaaatcaattatttattaatattatgaaaataaaaaaatttaagttGTACAATATATGAGTTTGAAGTAATTATTGTTCGACCTTTGAAATAAGAATTATTGTTGATATTATTAGAGTAGGATGACTAATGAAACAAtgtcttttatttgattttcaaatgAGTTAAGTAATGCACCCTCAAATAAATTGATAGATGTATAATCATTATTATCTATCAATCCACTATAAAAATTCTTTCAACTCAGCAATACTCATATTTTGAGttttatggttttttttttggagggggggggggggggggggggtttccATGGTCTTAACCAATCATACCATTATGTAATTAAGCCATAAATAtgctaattaaatatttaagagtaaaaaaataatatgttatAAAGTCCATGTATAATCATAAATTTTTATCGATATCAATATATATCTTAGTAATTCTATTTATGTTCactgaatattttatttatatttagtgAATATGCATAATCATAAAATATgttatataagtatatattccACATCCAGATTTGACCTccaagacaaaaaaaaattagatcgAGATAAAATTGTAAGAGTATTAAAAGATTGgttatgaatttataatttgttaaATATTTGGAAGATCTATAATTTTTTGTCATTGAATAATACATATACTAGTGTGTAAGTTGTAACCATCAAAATTCGAGGGatgttattttatatcttaatttATAATCACTTtatattgtttttattattgtggCATATATAAAGTAgtcattatataaattattttttgggttaatagccgaaaaatacacgaactttcacgaaatttgcaaattgcacatgaccttaaaaaatagcttcataatacatcaccttttaattttgttgcaaattgcacactCGTTGACCACCACTTTGATCGGTGTTGATGTGGCATCGAAATTTTCAGACGTGGACTCACTgacattcaaaacgacgtcgttttgagtgagtataaataaaaaaaaaaggaaaaaaaaggggaaaaatcaACCAAAATCTCCAACGCCTCCCTCATCACTCCCAGCCGACCCACCCCGCTGCACCCTGCACACCATCGCCGGACAGCAAATGTCGCCGCCCTTTTCGTGCTTCGATTTCGCCGCCTAGACTCGTGCCGCCTCGATTCCCGACGAGGACAGCAAATGGGTCGCCgccatttttttcaaaaaactcTAGATCC
It contains:
- the LOC130993571 gene encoding monocopper oxidase-like protein SKS1, translated to MGTFRLLYWIFFGLLMRIGFCADPFANFELDYSYITASPLGVPQQVIAVNGKFPGPVINVTTNYNVVVNVKNKLDENLLVTWSGIQMRRASWQDGVLGTNCPIPPKWNWTYQFQVKDQIGSFFYFPSLNMQRASGGFGSLVIMNRNIISIPFNTPDGDIVIMIGDWYTQNHTALRKALDSGKDLGMPDGVLINGKGPYRYNTSLVPDGIEHETINVDPGKTYRIRVHNVGVSTSLNFRIQNHNLLLAETEGYYTSQQNYTSLDIHVGQSYSFLVTMDQNASSDYYIVASARFVNETLWQRVTGVAVLHYSNSKGKAAGPLPDPPNDVYDKSYSLNQAMSIRQNISASGARPNPQGSFHYGSINVTDVYILKSLPPVMVNGKLRATYNGISFVNPDTPIRLADVYKVKGDYKLDFPNKPLNRPAIMDRSIINATYKGFIEIILQNNDTIVQTFHADGYSFFVVGMGYGDWTENNRGSYNKWDAISRSTVQVFAGGWTAVFVSLDNVGVWNLRTDNLDRWYLGQETYMRIINPEDSSNKTELPVPDNALFCGALSHMQKPQKASSATTLHVRRLQLYLLLAIIPTLFSILR